One Desulfobulbus oligotrophicus DNA segment encodes these proteins:
- a CDS encoding dihydroorotate dehydrogenase electron transfer subunit, protein MAVEQLADTFYRLTLAAPQIAPASHPGQFVMVACSPGLNPLLRRPFSVHRRCDPDRIQLLFRVVGQGTELLAAKKPGDVLNLIGPLGRGFTVDAADPVCLIGGGIGIAPLLFLAEQLRMTRRACTVLLGSRTAAELYRLTADFIECGCEVEIATDDGSAGYHGLVTDLLPRRLSAMKRCYACGPKPMMATTALLCQAARVPCQVSLEAHMACGLGACLGCTVHGVENGYLHICRQGPVLNAEEVAWNR, encoded by the coding sequence GTGGCTGTTGAGCAGCTGGCGGATACTTTTTACCGGTTGACGCTGGCAGCGCCACAGATAGCCCCTGCCTCTCATCCGGGCCAGTTTGTGATGGTGGCATGCAGCCCAGGTCTCAATCCGCTTCTGCGCCGCCCGTTTTCTGTACACCGTCGCTGCGATCCTGATCGCATTCAACTCCTTTTTCGGGTGGTGGGACAGGGGACTGAACTCCTTGCCGCCAAAAAACCCGGCGATGTGCTCAATCTGATCGGTCCGCTGGGCCGGGGTTTTACAGTTGATGCCGCGGATCCAGTTTGTCTGATCGGAGGTGGTATCGGCATCGCTCCGCTGCTGTTTCTCGCCGAACAGCTCCGAATGACTCGGCGGGCATGCACTGTGCTCCTTGGTTCACGCACCGCTGCTGAGCTGTACCGGTTGACGGCTGATTTTATAGAGTGTGGCTGTGAGGTTGAGATTGCCACTGATGACGGCAGTGCCGGCTACCATGGTCTGGTCACAGATCTGCTGCCTCGCCGGCTGTCTGCCATGAAAAGATGCTATGCCTGCGGCCCGAAGCCGATGATGGCCACGACAGCGCTGCTCTGTCAGGCTGCCCGTGTTCCCTGTCAGGTCTCTCTGGAAGCCCATATGGCCTGTGGCCTGGGAGCATGTCTTGGATGTACCGTGCACGGGGTGGAGAACGGCTATCTCCATATCTGCCGCCAGGGACCGGTGCTCAATGCCGAGGAGGTCGCATGGAACAGATGA
- a CDS encoding dihydroorotate dehydrogenase has product MEQMSSTPEMSVSLGPLVLANPVMTASGTFGYAEEFASLVPLHQLGGVVVKGISIAPRSGNPPPRVVETPCGMLNAIGLENVGVERFISEKMPFLRTCGCRVIVNILGDSIEEYAELAARLSAVAGVDALEVNISCPNVKKGGVAFGTVPEMAAAVTMAVRKSTDLPVIVKLSPNVTDITTMAKVVADSGADALSLINTLIGMAIDARTRKSKLGNIVGGLSGPAIKPVALRMVWQAASAVTIPVIGIGGIGTAEDAVEFLLAGATAVQVGTANFYNPSAACQILAGIQRYLEEQDESSVRSIIGTFRAEV; this is encoded by the coding sequence ATGGAACAGATGAGCAGCACCCCGGAAATGTCGGTTTCGCTCGGGCCGCTTGTTTTAGCCAATCCGGTTATGACGGCGTCCGGAACGTTTGGCTATGCCGAAGAGTTTGCCTCCCTGGTGCCGCTTCATCAGCTCGGTGGTGTGGTGGTGAAGGGTATTTCCATTGCTCCCCGGTCGGGAAACCCGCCACCGCGCGTGGTTGAAACGCCGTGCGGCATGTTGAACGCCATTGGTCTGGAAAATGTCGGGGTCGAACGATTCATCAGTGAAAAGATGCCCTTTCTCCGTACATGTGGATGCCGGGTTATCGTGAACATTCTTGGCGATTCCATTGAAGAGTATGCCGAACTTGCTGCCCGGCTGTCTGCTGTTGCCGGAGTTGACGCTTTAGAGGTGAACATCTCGTGCCCCAATGTCAAAAAAGGCGGTGTGGCATTCGGTACAGTGCCGGAAATGGCTGCGGCTGTCACCATGGCAGTACGAAAATCCACAGATCTGCCGGTTATCGTCAAGTTGTCACCGAATGTGACGGATATTACCACCATGGCCAAGGTTGTGGCGGATAGCGGCGCCGATGCTCTCTCCCTGATCAATACCCTGATCGGTATGGCTATTGATGCCAGAACCAGAAAATCAAAACTCGGCAACATCGTCGGCGGGCTCTCCGGCCCGGCCATCAAACCTGTTGCTCTGCGCATGGTATGGCAGGCGGCCTCAGCTGTCACAATTCCGGTGATCGGTATCGGTGGTATCGGGACTGCTGAGGATGCCGTTGAATTTCTTCTGGCCGGTGCTACTGCTGTTCAGGTGGGAACAGCCAACTTTTACAACCCATCGGCAGCCTGCCAGATCCTGGCCGGTATCCAGCGGTACCTCGAAGAACAGGATGAGTCGTCGGTCCGCTCCATCATCGGAACTTTCCGGGCTGAAGTATGA
- the aroD gene encoding type I 3-dehydroquinate dehydratase translates to MTRSTRGLICVSVLVTEVTAISPMVAPLSDLIDVIEIRMDGLRTPLTADGIVDLGKPVLVTNRPTWEGGLFAGKEEDRIARLNQAMELGVGYVDIELQTALQWRAALCAKAKKTGTQVVISHHDFQGTPSGEQLSIILQQMITSGADIGKIVTTAVTPLDTLRVLDLQHEARAAGFPLSAFCMGAIGAISRFASVYLGGYMTYVAPSPEQATAPGQITAQDMHLLTSFLQAA, encoded by the coding sequence ATGACCAGGAGTACTCGTGGACTGATCTGTGTCTCCGTGCTGGTCACAGAGGTCACCGCCATATCTCCGATGGTGGCCCCACTATCGGACTTGATTGATGTGATTGAGATCCGGATGGATGGTCTGCGGACCCCTTTGACGGCAGACGGTATTGTTGATCTGGGGAAACCCGTTTTGGTGACCAATCGGCCGACCTGGGAGGGCGGACTGTTTGCAGGGAAAGAAGAAGACCGGATTGCCCGGCTTAATCAGGCCATGGAGCTCGGGGTCGGCTATGTGGATATTGAACTGCAAACCGCTTTACAATGGCGAGCGGCTCTCTGTGCAAAGGCGAAAAAAACCGGGACGCAGGTGGTCATCTCCCATCATGATTTTCAGGGGACGCCGTCAGGCGAACAGCTGTCGATCATCTTACAGCAGATGATCACCAGTGGTGCCGACATCGGTAAAATCGTGACCACAGCTGTCACACCCCTGGATACTCTGCGAGTGCTCGACCTCCAGCACGAGGCCAGGGCTGCCGGTTTTCCGCTCAGTGCCTTTTGCATGGGTGCAATTGGTGCCATCAGTCGTTTTGCCTCTGTCTATCTGGGTGGATATATGACCTATGTAGCCCCTTCTCCGGAACAGGCGACAGCACCGGGACAGATCACAGCCCAGGATATGCATCTTTTGACATCTTTTTTACAGGCAGCATGA
- a CDS encoding shikimate dehydrogenase: MKIDGQTQLFGIIGDPVEHSLSPVMHNAALRHLGLNGVYIPMRPDNLADGFRGLRSLGFIGVSVTVPFKVAVMEHLDEIDPVALQIGAVNTLIFTRTEAATPVCRGVNTDWLGSNRALAEVIQIAGRTVLILGAGGAARAVGFGLIEAGAKILISNRTAEKAQTLAAQLGGTFVPMDALPAIQADILINTTSVGMTPHDQEIPIDPELLSRFAVVMDIVYAPLETRLLREARARGCQTVDGLQMLHYQGAEQFILWTGHRAPHTVMRQALIKALTARKTS, translated from the coding sequence ATGAAGATCGACGGTCAGACACAACTTTTTGGTATCATCGGTGATCCGGTTGAACATTCACTGAGCCCGGTGATGCATAATGCCGCCTTGAGGCATCTGGGGCTGAACGGTGTCTATATTCCCATGCGCCCGGATAATCTGGCTGACGGTTTTCGCGGACTTCGCAGCCTGGGGTTTATCGGTGTTTCCGTTACTGTCCCGTTTAAAGTGGCTGTCATGGAGCACCTCGACGAGATCGACCCTGTGGCTCTGCAAATCGGTGCTGTCAACACGCTGATCTTTACCCGTACAGAGGCTGCAACACCGGTGTGCAGAGGCGTGAATACAGACTGGCTTGGTTCCAACCGTGCGCTTGCGGAAGTCATACAGATCGCTGGACGTACTGTTCTCATCCTGGGTGCGGGGGGGGCGGCGCGGGCTGTGGGGTTTGGGCTGATTGAGGCCGGAGCCAAAATCCTGATCTCGAACCGGACCGCCGAAAAGGCGCAGACCCTGGCAGCACAACTGGGCGGGACCTTTGTCCCGATGGACGCCTTGCCTGCCATTCAGGCCGATATCCTTATCAATACGACTTCGGTCGGCATGACACCGCATGATCAGGAGATTCCCATAGACCCGGAGCTGTTATCTCGTTTTGCTGTTGTGATGGATATTGTCTATGCACCGCTGGAAACCCGTTTACTTCGTGAAGCACGGGCCAGAGGGTGTCAGACTGTTGACGGCCTGCAGATGCTCCATTATCAGGGAGCAGAGCAATTTATACTGTGGACCGGTCACAGGGCTCCGCATACGGTTATGCGGCAGGCCCTGATCAAGGCTTTGACGGCAAGAAAAACGTCTTAA
- the aroA gene encoding 3-phosphoshikimate 1-carboxyvinyltransferase yields MITITPVHTLNAVVTVPGSKSLTQRALIAAALADGSSRLHGPLASEDTSFTIQALRAMGVSCDDSDPVCWQIHGNGGRINEPDSAIFLGNNGTATRFLTSVAALGHGCFHITGNERMAQRPILPLIEALRGWQVDVVSDNGTGCPPLTIIGRGLAGGHTVLPEGESSQYLSSLLLVAPYAAIPATLEVRGEIFSKPYVAMTLAVMADFGIRVEAAPGFNAFRIPQGRYQARTYAIEGDASGASYFWAAAAITGGRVTVANVPIPSMQGDTKLLAYLARMGCWIDQTDAGITITGPEVLEGIEVDMGDIPDVAPTLAVVAAFAQGTTIIHNIAHLRIKECDRLSAVVTELRKMGAEVEEEPARMIIHGRQRGDNLHGATIETYDDHRIAMSFAVAGLRVPGVIISNEQCVAKSFPDFWERFSRMTTESQ; encoded by the coding sequence ATGATCACAATAACACCTGTTCATACCCTCAATGCTGTGGTGACTGTTCCCGGCTCAAAAAGCCTGACCCAACGTGCCTTGATTGCAGCAGCTTTAGCCGATGGTTCTTCCCGGCTGCACGGGCCGCTGGCCAGTGAAGATACCTCTTTTACCATTCAGGCCCTGCGGGCCATGGGAGTCAGCTGTGACGACAGTGACCCGGTGTGCTGGCAGATTCACGGCAACGGAGGCAGGATCAACGAACCCGACAGTGCTATTTTTTTAGGCAACAATGGAACTGCCACCCGTTTTCTCACCTCGGTTGCGGCTCTCGGTCATGGTTGTTTTCACATCACCGGTAACGAACGTATGGCGCAGCGGCCGATTCTTCCTCTGATCGAAGCCCTGCGCGGCTGGCAGGTTGATGTTGTGAGTGATAATGGCACCGGTTGTCCGCCTTTGACCATCATCGGGCGAGGTCTGGCCGGTGGTCACACCGTCCTGCCGGAAGGCGAATCAAGTCAGTACCTGTCGTCGCTGCTGTTAGTTGCGCCGTATGCGGCCATACCGGCAACACTGGAAGTGCGTGGCGAGATCTTCTCGAAACCGTATGTCGCCATGACCCTGGCGGTTATGGCGGATTTCGGTATTCGGGTGGAGGCTGCCCCCGGCTTTAATGCTTTCCGTATCCCCCAGGGGAGGTATCAGGCACGGACGTACGCCATTGAGGGCGATGCCTCAGGGGCGTCGTACTTCTGGGCGGCTGCGGCAATCACCGGGGGCAGGGTGACCGTGGCCAATGTGCCAATCCCATCCATGCAGGGAGACACGAAACTTCTGGCCTACCTGGCTCGCATGGGATGCTGGATCGACCAGACCGATGCCGGCATAACCATCACTGGCCCGGAGGTGCTGGAAGGGATTGAAGTGGATATGGGCGATATCCCCGACGTGGCACCGACCTTGGCGGTTGTGGCTGCCTTTGCGCAAGGCACCACGATCATCCACAACATTGCTCATCTGCGTATCAAGGAGTGCGATCGTCTCTCCGCCGTGGTAACGGAGTTGCGCAAGATGGGGGCTGAGGTGGAAGAAGAACCGGCGCGGATGATCATCCATGGAAGACAGAGGGGCGACAACCTGCACGGTGCAACCATCGAGACCTATGATGATCACCGGATTGCCATGAGCTTTGCCGTTGCCGGTCTTCGTGTTCCCGGAGTGATCATCAGTAATGAACAGTGCGTTGCGAAATCGTTTCCAGATTTCTGGGAGCGATTCAGTCGGATGACAACGGAGTCGCAGTAG
- a CDS encoding bifunctional aconitate hydratase 2/2-methylisocitrate dehydratase, protein MLEQYQKDVADRALLGIPPLPLSAEQTEDLIALLTQGHDKSELLLDLLADRVEPGVGKAAAVKAGWLEQVALGTVSVPGLSAESAIAMLGHMGGGYNVAALIRLLQKPELAASAAQALKKVTKIYEAFDEVAALARENAAAREVLESWAAAEWFTQSAPLPEQLHCTVYKVEGEINTDDFSPGNQAQSRADIPLHATFFGVTRFPEGIGTIAQFRQNGKTVAFAGDVVGTGSSRKSAINSVSWHLGTDIHHVPNKRRGGIVLGSTIAPIFYATARDAGVLAIACDVTDLQTGEECTLNLRQWTLTDQNGRSVRMDEPPVTLLDEYRAGGRLNLIIGRNLTRMACEALQRPYPSVFKEVVNPEPAEDQAYTLAQKMVGRACGLPGVLPGTVCQPQITTVGSQDTTGPMTMQEIEELACLRFKTDLFMQSFCHTAAYPKTSDLGRWDSMAETTIKCGGLALRPGDGVIHSWLNRMLIPDTVGTGGDSHTRFPLGISFPAGSGLVAFAAALGFMPLEMPPSVLVRFHGQRRPGITVRDMVNAIPYTALQKGLLTVAKKEKKNIFAGVILEIEGIEDFSVEEAFELSDASAERSAAACTVALSLSRVESNIRDNIGLLLQLIDEGYQDREALVRRIAALEAWLAAPSLLCRDEKARYKAVLDIDLNTVVEPLLACPNDPDDIRPLSSVAGTAIDEAFIGSCMTHLGHLRVAAHLLKDEPYAQSRLWIAPATRMDRDVIRNEGGLSVFAQIGGRVEIPGCSLCMGNQARVQPGAVVMSTSTRNFDNRLGDGARVFLGSAEVTAISALLGRLPTVAEYHAFLARKQVAGGQ, encoded by the coding sequence ATGTTGGAACAGTATCAAAAAGATGTTGCGGATCGGGCCCTTCTCGGAATACCACCCCTGCCGCTCAGTGCAGAGCAGACAGAAGATCTCATTGCCCTGTTGACACAGGGACATGATAAATCGGAGTTGCTGCTTGATCTGCTGGCCGATCGGGTGGAGCCGGGGGTCGGTAAAGCAGCGGCAGTTAAGGCCGGATGGTTGGAACAGGTGGCGCTGGGTACGGTCAGTGTACCAGGCCTGTCGGCTGAATCGGCGATTGCCATGCTGGGGCACATGGGCGGTGGTTACAATGTTGCCGCACTGATCCGCCTTCTGCAGAAGCCGGAGCTGGCCGCGTCTGCGGCTCAGGCGCTCAAGAAGGTGACCAAGATCTATGAGGCCTTTGATGAGGTGGCTGCCCTGGCCAGGGAGAACGCCGCTGCCAGGGAGGTGCTCGAGTCCTGGGCTGCGGCTGAATGGTTCACCCAAAGTGCACCCCTGCCGGAGCAGCTGCACTGTACAGTCTATAAGGTGGAGGGCGAGATCAATACCGATGACTTTTCTCCCGGTAACCAGGCTCAATCCCGTGCGGATATTCCACTGCATGCCACTTTTTTCGGTGTTACCCGTTTCCCCGAGGGGATCGGGACCATTGCGCAGTTTCGGCAGAACGGCAAAACCGTTGCCTTTGCCGGTGATGTGGTCGGAACCGGATCGTCCCGCAAGTCGGCAATTAACTCGGTGAGCTGGCATCTGGGCACGGATATTCACCATGTGCCCAACAAACGACGCGGCGGTATTGTGCTCGGTTCCACCATTGCCCCTATTTTTTACGCCACTGCACGCGATGCCGGTGTGCTGGCAATTGCCTGCGATGTGACCGACCTGCAAACCGGTGAGGAATGCACGCTCAATCTTCGGCAGTGGACGTTGACAGACCAGAATGGTCGATCAGTCCGCATGGACGAACCACCGGTCACTCTGCTTGATGAGTACCGTGCCGGTGGCCGACTCAACCTGATTATCGGCCGTAACCTTACCCGCATGGCCTGCGAAGCACTGCAGCGGCCTTATCCGTCGGTCTTCAAGGAGGTTGTGAATCCGGAGCCTGCAGAAGATCAGGCCTATACCCTTGCCCAGAAAATGGTGGGGCGTGCATGCGGTCTGCCGGGAGTGCTGCCCGGTACGGTTTGTCAGCCGCAGATAACCACGGTGGGTTCTCAGGACACCACCGGCCCCATGACGATGCAGGAGATCGAAGAGTTGGCCTGCCTCCGTTTCAAAACCGATCTGTTCATGCAGTCCTTCTGCCATACAGCCGCCTATCCCAAGACTTCGGATCTCGGTCGCTGGGACAGTATGGCTGAAACCACCATCAAGTGCGGCGGTCTTGCCCTGCGTCCCGGAGACGGTGTTATCCACTCCTGGTTAAACCGGATGCTGATTCCGGATACGGTTGGCACCGGGGGCGATTCTCACACCCGTTTTCCCCTGGGGATCTCATTTCCGGCAGGATCCGGGCTTGTGGCCTTTGCCGCGGCTCTGGGATTCATGCCCCTGGAAATGCCGCCGTCAGTGCTGGTTCGTTTTCACGGGCAACGCCGGCCGGGCATTACAGTTCGGGACATGGTCAATGCCATTCCGTACACAGCCCTGCAGAAGGGACTGTTGACGGTGGCCAAAAAAGAGAAGAAAAATATCTTTGCCGGGGTCATTCTGGAGATCGAGGGCATTGAAGATTTCAGTGTTGAAGAGGCTTTTGAGCTGAGTGACGCCTCTGCAGAACGCAGTGCGGCAGCCTGTACTGTAGCCTTGTCGTTATCCAGGGTGGAAAGCAATATCAGGGACAACATCGGCCTGCTGCTGCAGTTGATCGATGAGGGCTATCAGGACAGGGAGGCGCTGGTACGACGGATTGCCGCCCTGGAGGCATGGCTGGCTGCCCCATCTCTTTTGTGCAGAGATGAGAAGGCCCGGTACAAGGCAGTTCTTGATATTGATCTGAATACGGTGGTTGAACCCCTTCTGGCCTGCCCAAACGATCCGGACGACATCCGTCCGCTGAGTTCGGTGGCAGGCACTGCCATTGATGAGGCCTTTATCGGTTCGTGCATGACGCACCTTGGTCATCTGCGTGTTGCGGCGCATTTATTGAAGGATGAACCCTATGCACAAAGTCGTCTGTGGATCGCTCCGGCAACCCGTATGGATCGGGATGTGATCCGCAACGAAGGCGGGCTGAGCGTTTTTGCACAGATAGGCGGGCGTGTCGAGATTCCCGGTTGCAGTCTGTGCATGGGCAATCAGGCCCGGGTTCAGCCCGGAGCTGTGGTGATGTCCACCTCAACCCGTAATTTTGACAATCGACTCGGTGACGGTGCCCGGGTGTTT